A region from the Solibacillus sp. FSL H8-0523 genome encodes:
- the ligA gene encoding NAD-dependent DNA ligase LigA, which translates to MNEIEQRIAELNKLLHEYGYAYYVQDKPLVEDSVYDQLLHELIALEEANPQFIYADSPTQRVGGAVLEGFQKVTHQTAMLSLSNAFNEEDLRDFDRKIEQAIGENYSYVCELKIDGLAISLRYENGVFVQGATRGDGSIGEDITANLKTIKAIPLRLKEPVTIEVRGEAYMPKRSFVQLNERRAENGEELFANPRNAAAGSLRQLDPKIAASRNLSTFIYSIGGDGESYGIDGHWEMLEYLENLGFPSNKERQHCETIDDVLAFIEKWTEARPNLAYEIDGIVIKVNAFAQQDELGFTAKSPRWAIAYKFPAEEVVTQLLDIELTVGRTGVITPTAILTPVLVAGSTVGRASLHNEDLIREKDIRLGDTVIVRKAGDIIPQIVGVIIEQRPEDSVPYEMPTHCPACNEEVLRIDTDVALRCVNPLCPAQIAEGVKHFVSRNAMNIDGLGEKVVEQLLREEYIQDVSGLYDLTIEQLINLERMGQKSATNLVEAVAKSKDNSLERLLFGLGIRHVGEKAAKILAEHFETMDALTLATEDELKGIHEIGEKMAESVVAYFANEQVVELLNRLKMHGINMTYKGKKVVVEAGTNPFAGKTVVLTGKLQQLTRSEAKAKIEQLGGTVAGSVSKKTDLVIVGEDAGSKLEKAQSLGIEIWDELHLIEQLL; encoded by the coding sequence TATGCAGATTCTCCTACGCAGCGTGTTGGGGGCGCGGTACTAGAAGGCTTCCAAAAAGTAACGCACCAAACCGCAATGCTCAGCTTATCAAATGCCTTTAATGAAGAAGATTTACGTGATTTTGACCGTAAAATTGAGCAGGCAATCGGTGAAAACTATTCGTATGTCTGCGAATTAAAAATCGATGGTTTAGCGATTTCATTACGCTATGAAAATGGGGTATTCGTGCAAGGGGCAACGCGTGGTGACGGCTCTATTGGTGAGGATATTACCGCAAACTTAAAAACGATTAAAGCAATTCCGCTCCGTTTAAAAGAGCCGGTAACGATCGAAGTGCGCGGTGAAGCATATATGCCGAAACGCTCGTTTGTACAGCTAAACGAGCGCCGTGCGGAAAACGGGGAAGAGCTATTCGCCAACCCACGTAACGCTGCAGCGGGTTCCCTACGTCAGCTTGACCCAAAAATCGCGGCAAGCCGTAATTTATCGACATTTATTTATTCGATTGGTGGCGACGGTGAATCTTACGGCATTGATGGCCACTGGGAAATGCTCGAGTACCTAGAAAATCTAGGTTTCCCGTCAAATAAAGAGCGCCAGCATTGTGAAACAATTGACGATGTTTTAGCGTTTATAGAGAAGTGGACAGAAGCGCGCCCAAATTTAGCCTATGAAATTGACGGCATCGTCATTAAAGTAAATGCCTTTGCTCAACAAGATGAGCTAGGTTTCACGGCAAAATCACCGCGCTGGGCCATTGCATATAAATTCCCAGCAGAAGAGGTTGTTACACAGCTTTTAGACATCGAGTTAACAGTAGGTCGTACAGGCGTCATTACACCAACTGCAATTTTAACACCTGTACTTGTTGCAGGGTCAACAGTAGGCCGTGCGTCACTGCACAATGAAGATTTAATTCGTGAAAAGGATATTCGACTTGGTGATACCGTCATTGTACGTAAAGCAGGCGATATTATCCCGCAAATTGTGGGTGTAATTATTGAGCAGCGCCCAGAAGACTCTGTACCATACGAAATGCCAACACATTGTCCAGCATGTAACGAGGAAGTGTTGCGTATTGATACAGACGTAGCACTACGCTGTGTGAATCCACTTTGCCCTGCGCAAATTGCAGAAGGCGTGAAGCATTTTGTCTCACGTAACGCGATGAATATTGATGGCTTAGGTGAAAAAGTTGTAGAGCAATTACTACGTGAAGAATACATTCAAGATGTGTCGGGACTGTATGATTTAACTATAGAGCAGCTGATCAACTTAGAACGTATGGGTCAGAAATCGGCAACGAATTTAGTCGAAGCTGTAGCAAAATCGAAAGATAACTCATTAGAGCGTCTTTTATTCGGCTTAGGGATTCGTCATGTTGGGGAGAAGGCTGCAAAAATACTGGCAGAGCACTTTGAAACAATGGATGCCTTAACGCTTGCAACAGAAGATGAGCTAAAGGGGATTCACGAGATTGGCGAAAAAATGGCCGAGTCGGTTGTGGCGTATTTTGCGAACGAGCAAGTCGTGGAATTATTGAATCGTCTTAAGATGCACGGCATTAATATGACCTATAAAGGCAAAAAGGTCGTCGTGGAAGCAGGTACGAATCCGTTTGCTGGTAAAACTGTGGTGCTGACAGGAAAACTACAGCAATTGACACGTAGCGAAGCAAAGGCGAAAATAGAACAGTTAGGTGGAACTGTGGCAGGTAGTGTTAGTAAAAAAACCGATCTTGTTATCGTAGGTGAAGATGCCGGCTCAAAGCTTGAAAAGGCGCAAAGCTTAGGCATTGAAATTTGGGATGAACTACACCTAATCGAACAATTACTATAG